One Hemibagrus wyckioides isolate EC202008001 linkage group LG07, SWU_Hwy_1.0, whole genome shotgun sequence DNA segment encodes these proteins:
- the lrp10 gene encoding low-density lipoprotein receptor-related protein 10 encodes MDIPYSLWIFSLLFLTVHCNLELASSSARCFKSPKLLQARQGEIRGSTRHGPPGPVNCSWVITSPVGERVILSFSEFFVRCGWSSLSLTTVTGRPVSLCGYQLPKPMEFNQGNITVTYHFVPHSYSVSGFRLSYIKDTGPCYPGEFECYSERCLPKSWHCNGQVECLGEGDELGSDEEDCDPVKPQPHLDNEPSPFPSEIPASSAGDSVMEHLPHGASDLPFPAQGGPCGGYLQAFYGSFVPPLLTGAAMECVWSVDPQDSRPLKLELQQLALGTRDSLIITDQPAGGGNILKTVTNTLNYETVNVESPTGLLSVIYRVQEASDGRGFNATYRIADYCLPWEGLCKGSEGGCYTPKQRCDGHWDCTETGLDEDGCGGCSAGYFPCGTLALQRVGHLVGRPACYSIKERCNYQLNCADGSDERECKVCQPGTFHCDSDRCVFESWRCDGQVDCKDGTDELNCTVTLPRKVITAATVGSLVCGLLLVIAMGCTCKLYSLRTREYSLFAPISRQEAEFIQQQAPPSYGQLIAQGIIPPVEDFPTENPNEPTSLSLRGLLQLIRQDNISSPRRRRRPRFVRRAIRRLRRWGLISRPTSRSTQTSSSTSQQTEVAPTGQEPRQSGPSGSSAPRENTDLPLPQKVGLSQQTEQEQQTDTQSSLSPPPPPPPPPPPTPPTTLPTTTHSLQPADAPETRQSPPVAVAPSSPSLASLFHSLGLSISRFRPSSSSTTALPLSASPSFSSSSSSEDEVLLIPLSDDTTSEDDVPMLT; translated from the exons ATGGATATCCCTTACAGCCTGTGGATTTTTAGCCTTTTGTTTTTAACAG TCCACTGCAATCTGGAGCTGGCCTCCAGTTCAG CACGTTGTTTCAAATCCCCAAAACTACTGCAGGCGAGACAAGGAGAAATTCGTGGCTCTACGCGCCATGGCCCTCCTGGGCCTGTGAACTGCAGCTGGGTAATCACTTCCCCAGTGGGAGAGCGCGTGATTCTCAG tTTCTCTGAGTTTTTTGTTAGATGTGGTTGGAGTTCACTAAGCCTGACCACCGTTACAGGCCGTCCTGTGTCGCTCTGTGGATACCAGCTGCCTAAGCCAATGGAGTTCAATCAGGGAAACATTACAGTGACGTACCACTTTGTCCCGCACTCCTACTCAGTTTCAGGGTTCCGCCTGTCATATATTAAAG ATACTGGTCCGTGTTACCCTGGTGAGTTTGAGTGTTACAGCGAGCGCTGTCTCCCCAAGTCCTGGCACTGTAATGGCCAGGTGGAGTGCCTTGGGGAAGGTGACGAGCTCGGCTCAGACGAGGAGGACTGTGACCCTGTCAAACCACAACCTCACCTGGACAATGAGCCCTCACCATTCCCATCTGAAATCCCAGCAAGCTCAGCTGGTGACTCTGTGATGGAACATCTGCCACACGGGGCTTCTGACCTTCCGTTTCCTGCCCAGGGTGGGCCCTGTGGGGGGTATCTGCAAGCCTTCTATGGCTCTTTTGTGCCCCCTTTGCTGACGGGTGCAGCAATGGAGTGTGTATGGTCAGTGGACCCACAGGACTCCCGGCCTCTCAAGCTGGAGCTGCAGCAGCTGGCACTTGGAACTAGAGACAGCCTCATCATAACTGACCAGCCTGCTGGGGGAGGCAACATTCTTAAAACT GTCACAAATACATTAAATTATGAAACAGTGAATGTGGAGTCCCCTACTGGTCTGCTGTCAGTAATCTATCGTGTGCAGGAGGCCTCGGATGGACGGGGCTTCAATGCCACATACCGCATCGCTGACTACTGTCTGCCCTGGGAAGGTCTTTGTAAGGGCTCAGAGGGAGGCTGCTACACACCGAAGCAGCGTTGTGATGGGCACTGGGACTGCACAGAGACCGGACTGGATGAGGATGGCTGTGGCGGATGCTCGGCTGGCTACTTCCCCTGCGGGACACTGGCGCTGCAGAGGGTGGGGCATCTCGTTGGCCGGCCCGCCTGCTATTCCATCAAAGAACGGTGTAACTACCAGCTGAACTGCGCTGATGGGAGTGATGAAAGAGAGTGCAAAGTGTGTCAACCTGGAACATTCCACTGTGATAGtgacag gtgtgtgtttgagagctgGCGATGTGACGGACAGGTTGATTGTAAGGATGGCACTGATGAATTAAACTGCACTGTGACTCTGCCTCGAAAAGTCATCACCGCGGCGACTGTGGGTAGCCTGGTTTGTGGTCTGCTGCTTGTTATTGCTATGGGCTGCACTTGCAAACTGTACTCACTTCGCACACGAGAATACAG CTTGTTTGCTCCAATCAGCCGCCAAGAGGCAGAGTTTATCCAGCAACAAGCTCCACCCTCCTATGGTCAGCTCATTGCTCAGGGGATTATTCCTCCTGTAGAGGATTTCCCTACAGAGAACCCcaatgag CCTACCTCCCTTTCTCTGAGAGGACTGCTTCAGCTCATCAGACAGGACAACATCTCCTCCCCGCGGCGAAGACGGAGGCCACGGTTTGTCCGCCGAGCAATTCGCCGCTTGCGTAGGTGGGGCCTGATTTCCAGGCCAACCTCTAGATCTACCCAGACCTCAAGCTCCACCAGTCAACAGACAGAAGTTGCTCCTACAGGCCAGGAGCCCAGACAGTCCGGCCCTTCAGGCTCATCTGCACCCAGGGAAAACACTGACCTGCCTTTGCCACAAAAAGTGGGTTTATCCCAACAAACAGAGCAAGaacaacaaacagacacacaatctTCTCTTTCTCCgccccctcctcctccacctcctcctcctccaacccCTCCTACAACACTTCCCACAACTACACATTCCCTTCAGCCAGCTGATGCTCCAGAAACACGTCAGAGCCCACCTGTTGCTGTTGCACCCAGCAGCCCCTCCCTGGCTTCTCTCTTCCATTCTCTGGGGCTAAGTATTTCTCGTTTCAGACCTTCGTCTTCCTCCACTACTGCACTTCCTCTGTCAGCTTCCCCatctttttcctcctcttcttcttcagaaGACGAAGTGCTACTGATCCCTCTTTCTGATGACACCACCTCTGAGGATGATGTGCCCATGCTGACCTGA